The genomic region ACGAAGGAAGACAGATCTCATGGAACTGTTCGACACAGCCACCGTGCTCACCCGGGTGATGACCTCCGGTGTGGTCATGAGCATCGAGAAGAGCGATCGCGAACTGCCCGGCCTGGACCGCCTGCTGACCAAGCGGACCGGGCGCGCCCACGCGGTGCTCGTGAACAGCCGCAGCGCGGCCGTGCACGCGGCGCTCGCCGGTCAGGGCATCGGACACGGAGACACCGTCCACGTGCCCGAACTGTCCCCCAAGGACGCGGCCTTCCTGCACTGGCTCGGGGTCGGCGTGGCGGAGGACCCGGGTCCGGCCGTCTTCGAGCACATCGCGCTGGACGCCGGCCGGGCACACCTGCTCGACGAGCAGGCACGGGCCCTGCGGGCACCGGCTCTGGTCGTCGACCTCACCGGTCTCGGCTTCGGCCCCGCCGCCGCCGTACTGACCGACGACCGCACCGTCTGGGCACGCGCCGAGCGGCTCAAGATCTTCGGCGCCTACGACCTGCGCACGATGTGGACGCAGGAGGAGGCCGAGGCGGACCTGATCCCCGGCGTGCAGTTCAACTACCGGCTGAGCCCGCTCGTAGCGGCCTGCGCCCGCATGGCCCTCAGCCAGGCCGTGCGTCCCCTCACCACCGGAGCCCCGTCATGATCACCGACTTTCCCTCCGCCCCGCTTCCGCTGCCCTCCGCCGAGGAGCTCACATCGGAGCTGGCCGCCCTCGGCGGCGAGGCGCTGATCCCCAAGGAGCTGCGCCGCACGCTCTTCCCGGTCATCA from Streptomyces sp. QL37 harbors:
- a CDS encoding DegT/DnrJ/EryC1/StrS family aminotransferase; translation: MELFDTATVLTRVMTSGVVMSIEKSDRELPGLDRLLTKRTGRAHAVLVNSRSAAVHAALAGQGIGHGDTVHVPELSPKDAAFLHWLGVGVAEDPGPAVFEHIALDAGRAHLLDEQARALRAPALVVDLTGLGFGPAAAVLTDDRTVWARAERLKIFGAYDLRTMWTQEEAEADLIPGVQFNYRLSPLVAACARMALSQAVRPLTTGAPS